A genomic segment from Oncorhynchus keta strain PuntledgeMale-10-30-2019 chromosome 9, Oket_V2, whole genome shotgun sequence encodes:
- the LOC118387708 gene encoding ankyrin repeat and LEM domain-containing protein 2-like isoform X1, translated as MEEVMSRLQTLNPDQLRQEIIGAGLKCGPLTTTTRAIFERKLARTLLEKQGGDGGVTGEGSTSNAEPNRPLTDTVEADHALELKSPAEECKETEELDEPEFPLVYYGVCPHWEESVVTDDKVHVYVDRKKALRAMMTMKESRFKSFSTREEAEKFSKGINEHCPAVASTTAPDGPQGALQPVVHTGSPTASGTLPVNLERANEFRSPRTQDLTAKLRKAVEKGDKEAFSKLVWANPRYLIGSGDNPTIVHEGCHYNVLHVAAKENQSGMVQLLLDTLESPDFMRLMYPDDQEAMLHQRIRYLVDLYLNTPDKASNETPLHFACKFGCPDVVNVLCSHPATDKHRQNKYNQKPSTVICERKNKTSDIKKKIKEYLEERCYVPLLRDTDNSFQPVIGLPWSPSPLEVDFHSLGSGVAGSPIDPVMTVRAYVGPLSPSKADEFHRLWRTPPRDRAEYFHRILKSDPDRGAERVGREIAHGMGHPWAEYWDFLQSFTDLSTEEGWKRLEEYLDRKDRSELPREEYGRTEETGGGFKTSTPSKEEQKNHQSHALSNHILNDKNSAPVENSSQSPVCNLLPEFEKASLKVASGTVEDSEKACLAPSVPWREGLDLGDGSFWRTWERSRGKRQVEELSNPSSEEYLTADEGSDSEGPDGPRDGGERRRDSGSSSASYKSTEGDTAKDTILMTDTPTRRRQELFMDGEFPTKLDSEVLSAMNNMEIDLERYPCITKWKTTILAYPSSQRLSWPSPKRRGLTGTPNCSPSRLSFHSPGPNTQSCYSQTILCRTLFHSPT; from the exons ATGGAGGAAGTCATGAGCAGGCTGCAGACCCTGAACCCAGATCAGCTACGACAGGAGATTATCGGGGCAGGGCTGAAGTGTGGCCCCCTTACCACCACTACAAGAGCCATCTTTGAGAGGAAGCTGGCCAGAACCCTCCTGGAGAagcagggaggggatggaggggtgaCTGGTGAAGGTAGCACCTCCAATGCAGAGCCTAATAGACCCTTAACAGATACAGTAGAAGCAGACCATGCCCTGGAACTCAAATCACCAGCAGAGGAGTGCAAAGAGACAGAGGAATTGGATGAACCAGAATTTCCCCTTGTTTACTATGGTGTATGTCCTCATTGGGAGGAGTCAGTGGTCACTGATG ACAAAGTACACGTATATGTGGACAGGAAGAAAGCTCTGAGAGCTATGATGACAATGAAAGAGTCCAGGTTTAAGTCCTTCTCAACACGAGAGGAAGCTGAGAAATTCTCAAAAGGCATCAATGAACATTGCCCAGCTGTAGCCAGCACAACTGCACCAGACGGGCCCCAGGGAGCGCTGCAACCTGTAGTCCACACAG GAAGCCCGACTGCATCAGGGACTTTACCTGTGAACCTGGAGAGGGCTAATGAATTCCGCAGCCCCCGCACCCAGGACCTGACAGCCAAGCTGAGAAAGGCAGTGGAGAAGGGGGACAAGGAAGCCTTCAGCAAGCTGGTCTGGGCCAACCCACGCTACCTTATCGGATCTGGAGACAACCCCACCATCGTGCAT GAAGGATGCCATTATAACGTCCTGCATGTGGCGGCCAAAGAGAACCAGTCAGGGATGGTCCAGCTCCTCCTGGACACTCTGGAGAGCCCAGACTTCATGAGACTCATGTATCCCGATGACCAGGAGGCCATGTTACACCAACGCATCCGCTACCTCGTTGACCTGTACCTCAACACACCTGACAAAGCA AGCAATGAAACTCCTCTTCACTTTGCCTGTAAGTTTGGCTGTCCAGACGTGGTCAACGTGCTGTGTTCTCATCCGGCCACTGATAAACACCGGCAGAACAAGTACAACCAGAAGCCCTCTACT GTGATATGTGAGAGGAAAAACAAAACCTCTGACATAAAGAAGAAGATCAAGGAATATTTGGAGG AACGGTGTTATGTCCCCTTGCTGAGGGATACAGACAACAGCTTCCAGCCTGTGATTGGTTTGCCATGGTCTCCAAGCCCACTGGAGGTGGATTTTCATTCGCTGGGATCAGGAGTGGCTGGGAGTCCCATAGACCCAGTCATGACTGTGAGAGCGTATGTGGGTCCCCTCAGTCCTTCAAAG GCAGATGAGTTCCATAGACTATGGAGAACTCCACCCAGGGATCGAGCAGAGTATTTCCACCGTATTCTCAAATCTGACCCTGACAGGGGTGCAGAGCGTGTGGGGAG GGAGATTGCACATGGCATGGGGCATCCTTGGGCAGAGTACTGGGACTTCCTTCAGAGCTTCACTGACCTGTCtacagaggagggatggaagaggctGGAAGAGTATCTGGATAGGAAGGACCGAAGTGAGCTTCCCCGAGAAGAAtatgggaggacagaggagaccgGTGGTGGATTTAAAACATCAACACCCTCCAAAG AGGAGCAGAAAAACCACCAGAGCCATGCCCTGTCGAACCACATCCTAAATGACAAGAACTCCGCACCAGTGGAGAACAGTTCCCAGTCACCTGTGTGTAACCTCCTGCCAGAGTTTGAGAAAGCCAGTCTAAAGGTAGCATCTGGCACTGTGGAGGACTCAGAGAAGGCATGTCTGGCTCCCTCTGTACCTTGGAGAGAAGGCCTGGACCTGGGGGACGGTAGCTTCTGGAGGACCTGGGAGAGGAGTCGGGGGAAGAGGCAGGTGGAGGAGCTCTCTAACCCTAGCTCTGAGGAGTATCTGACTGCAGACGAGGGCTCAGACTCAGAGGGCCCAGATGGTCCCAGAGATGGTGGAGAACGAAGGAGAGACTCAGGATCCTCTAGCGCATCTTACAAATCAACGGAAGGAGACACCGCTAAGGACACAATTCTGATGACTGACACCCCTACAAGACGAAGACAGGAACTGTTTATGGATGG GGAATTTCCCACCAAGTTGGACAGTGAGGTCCTGTCTGCAATGAATAACATGGAGATTGACCTTGAGAGATACCCTTGCATTACTAAGTGGAAGACCACCATTCTGGCCTATCCCTCTTCACAGAGGCTAAG CTGGCCAAGCCCAAAAAGGAGAGGCTTGACTGGGACACCAAACTGTTCTCCCAGCAGGCTCAGCTTTCACAGCCCAGGCCCCAACACCCAGAGCTGTTACTCCCAGACCATCCTCTGCAGGACTCTATTCCACTCCCCAACCTGA
- the LOC118387711 gene encoding serine/threonine-protein phosphatase PGAM5, mitochondrial-like: MSFRRLTKLVCGLAGGTTVLVAMAEPKGYPFEKTKHNESSRKWTGLGVLQAAVPQTWSPGHDHTVTASGNGWDSNWDKRDPLALINGKKKKDKEITSEELNTEVENNKPKATRHIFLIRHSQYNLNGSVDKERVLTPLGREQAEYTGQRLAALGLKYDVMVHSTMTRATETASIISKHLPEVDKVSCDLLREGAPIEPVPPISWKPDCVYHEDGARIEAAFRRYIHRADSKQTEDSYEIIVCHANVIRYFVCRALQFPPEGWLRLGLNNGSITWITIRPSGRVGLRMMGDSGFMPPEKLTRT, encoded by the exons ATGTCTTTCAGGAGGTTAACAAAGCTGGTGTGTGGGCTTGCTGGTGGAACAACAGTACTTGTGGCAATGGCTGAACCGAAAGGATATCCTTTTGAAAAAACGAAACATAACGAAAGTTCAAGAAAATGGACTGGTCTAGGTGTTCTCCAAGCAGCAGTGCCTCAGACGTGGTCTCCAGGCCACGACCACACGGTGACTGCCAGTGGGAATGGCTGGGACAGTAACTGGGATAA GCGTGACCCCCTGGCACTCATAAATGGGAAGAAAAAGAAGGACAAAGAGATCACCAGTGAAGAACTGAACACAGAGGTGGAGAATAACAAACCCAAAGCGACTCGTCACATCTTCCTGATCCGCCACTCACAGTACAACCTGAATGGGAGTGTGGACAAGGAGAGGGTCCTAACCCCTCTAG GCAGGGAGCAGGCTGAGTACACTGGTCAGCGATTGGCTGCCCTGGGGTTGAAGTATGATGTCATGGTCCACTCCACCATGACCCGTGCCACAGAGACTGCCAGCATCATCAGCAAGCATCTTCCAG AGGTGGACAAAGTGAGCTGTGACCTGCTAAGAGAGGGTGCTCCCATTGAGCCTGTGCCACCAATCTCCTGGAAACCTGACTGTGTG TATCATGAAGATGGAGCTCGAATCGAGGCAGCCTTCCGTCGCTACATCCACCGTGCAGACAGCAAGCAGACAGAGGATAGCTACGAGATCATTGTCTGCCACGCAAATGTTATTCGCTACTTTGTGTGCAG GGCTCTGCAGTTTCCCCCAGAAGGTTGGCTGCGGCTGGGCCTGAATAACGGCAGCATCACCTGGATCACCATCAGACCCAGTGGCAGGGTGGGACTGAGGATGATGGGCGACTCAGGCTTTATGCCTCCTGAAAAACTCACCCGTACCTGA
- the LOC118387708 gene encoding ankyrin repeat and LEM domain-containing protein 2-like isoform X3, protein MEEVMSRLQTLNPDQLRQEIIGAGLKCGPLTTTTRAIFERKLARTLLEKQGGDGGVTGEGSTSNAEPNRPLTDTVEADHALELKSPAEECKETEELDEPEFPLVYYGVCPHWEESVVTDDKVHVYVDRKKALRAMMTMKESRFKSFSTREEAEKFSKGINEHCPAVASTTAPDGPQGALQPVVHTGSPTASGTLPVNLERANEFRSPRTQDLTAKLRKAVEKGDKEAFSKLVWANPRYLIGSGDNPTIVHEGCHYNVLHVAAKENQSGMVQLLLDTLESPDFMRLMYPDDQEAMLHQRIRYLVDLYLNTPDKASNETPLHFACKFGCPDVVNVLCSHPATDKHRQNKYNQKPSTVICERKNKTSDIKKKIKEYLEERCYVPLLRDTDNSFQPVIGLPWSPSPLEVDFHSLGSGVAGSPIDPVMTVRAYVGPLSPSKADEFHRLWRTPPRDRAEYFHRILKSDPDRGAERVGREIAHGMGHPWAEYWDFLQSFTDLSTEEGWKRLEEYLDRKDRSELPREEYGRTEETGGGFKTSTPSKEEQKNHQSHALSNHILNDKNSAPVENSSQSPVCNLLPEFEKASLKVASGTVEDSEKACLAPSVPWREGLDLGDGSFWRTWERSRGKRQVEELSNPSSEEYLTADEGSDSEGPDGPRDGGERRRDSGSSSASYKSTEGDTAKDTILMTDTPTRRRQELFMDGEFPTKLDSEVLSAMNNMEIDLERYPCITKWKTTILAYPSSQRLR, encoded by the exons ATGGAGGAAGTCATGAGCAGGCTGCAGACCCTGAACCCAGATCAGCTACGACAGGAGATTATCGGGGCAGGGCTGAAGTGTGGCCCCCTTACCACCACTACAAGAGCCATCTTTGAGAGGAAGCTGGCCAGAACCCTCCTGGAGAagcagggaggggatggaggggtgaCTGGTGAAGGTAGCACCTCCAATGCAGAGCCTAATAGACCCTTAACAGATACAGTAGAAGCAGACCATGCCCTGGAACTCAAATCACCAGCAGAGGAGTGCAAAGAGACAGAGGAATTGGATGAACCAGAATTTCCCCTTGTTTACTATGGTGTATGTCCTCATTGGGAGGAGTCAGTGGTCACTGATG ACAAAGTACACGTATATGTGGACAGGAAGAAAGCTCTGAGAGCTATGATGACAATGAAAGAGTCCAGGTTTAAGTCCTTCTCAACACGAGAGGAAGCTGAGAAATTCTCAAAAGGCATCAATGAACATTGCCCAGCTGTAGCCAGCACAACTGCACCAGACGGGCCCCAGGGAGCGCTGCAACCTGTAGTCCACACAG GAAGCCCGACTGCATCAGGGACTTTACCTGTGAACCTGGAGAGGGCTAATGAATTCCGCAGCCCCCGCACCCAGGACCTGACAGCCAAGCTGAGAAAGGCAGTGGAGAAGGGGGACAAGGAAGCCTTCAGCAAGCTGGTCTGGGCCAACCCACGCTACCTTATCGGATCTGGAGACAACCCCACCATCGTGCAT GAAGGATGCCATTATAACGTCCTGCATGTGGCGGCCAAAGAGAACCAGTCAGGGATGGTCCAGCTCCTCCTGGACACTCTGGAGAGCCCAGACTTCATGAGACTCATGTATCCCGATGACCAGGAGGCCATGTTACACCAACGCATCCGCTACCTCGTTGACCTGTACCTCAACACACCTGACAAAGCA AGCAATGAAACTCCTCTTCACTTTGCCTGTAAGTTTGGCTGTCCAGACGTGGTCAACGTGCTGTGTTCTCATCCGGCCACTGATAAACACCGGCAGAACAAGTACAACCAGAAGCCCTCTACT GTGATATGTGAGAGGAAAAACAAAACCTCTGACATAAAGAAGAAGATCAAGGAATATTTGGAGG AACGGTGTTATGTCCCCTTGCTGAGGGATACAGACAACAGCTTCCAGCCTGTGATTGGTTTGCCATGGTCTCCAAGCCCACTGGAGGTGGATTTTCATTCGCTGGGATCAGGAGTGGCTGGGAGTCCCATAGACCCAGTCATGACTGTGAGAGCGTATGTGGGTCCCCTCAGTCCTTCAAAG GCAGATGAGTTCCATAGACTATGGAGAACTCCACCCAGGGATCGAGCAGAGTATTTCCACCGTATTCTCAAATCTGACCCTGACAGGGGTGCAGAGCGTGTGGGGAG GGAGATTGCACATGGCATGGGGCATCCTTGGGCAGAGTACTGGGACTTCCTTCAGAGCTTCACTGACCTGTCtacagaggagggatggaagaggctGGAAGAGTATCTGGATAGGAAGGACCGAAGTGAGCTTCCCCGAGAAGAAtatgggaggacagaggagaccgGTGGTGGATTTAAAACATCAACACCCTCCAAAG AGGAGCAGAAAAACCACCAGAGCCATGCCCTGTCGAACCACATCCTAAATGACAAGAACTCCGCACCAGTGGAGAACAGTTCCCAGTCACCTGTGTGTAACCTCCTGCCAGAGTTTGAGAAAGCCAGTCTAAAGGTAGCATCTGGCACTGTGGAGGACTCAGAGAAGGCATGTCTGGCTCCCTCTGTACCTTGGAGAGAAGGCCTGGACCTGGGGGACGGTAGCTTCTGGAGGACCTGGGAGAGGAGTCGGGGGAAGAGGCAGGTGGAGGAGCTCTCTAACCCTAGCTCTGAGGAGTATCTGACTGCAGACGAGGGCTCAGACTCAGAGGGCCCAGATGGTCCCAGAGATGGTGGAGAACGAAGGAGAGACTCAGGATCCTCTAGCGCATCTTACAAATCAACGGAAGGAGACACCGCTAAGGACACAATTCTGATGACTGACACCCCTACAAGACGAAGACAGGAACTGTTTATGGATGG GGAATTTCCCACCAAGTTGGACAGTGAGGTCCTGTCTGCAATGAATAACATGGAGATTGACCTTGAGAGATACCCTTGCATTACTAAGTGGAAGACCACCATTCTGGCCTATCCCTCTTCACAGAGGCTAAG atga
- the LOC118387708 gene encoding ankyrin repeat and LEM domain-containing protein 2-like isoform X2 has product MEEVMSRLQTLNPDQLRQEIIGAGLKCGPLTTTTRAIFERKLARTLLEKQGGDGGVTGEGSTSNAEPNRPLTDTVEADHALELKSPAEECKETEELDEPEFPLVYYGVCPHWEESVVTDDKVHVYVDRKKALRAMMTMKESRFKSFSTREEAEKFSKGINEHCPAVASTTAPDGPQGALQPVVHTGSPTASGTLPVNLERANEFRSPRTQDLTAKLRKAVEKGDKEAFSKLVWANPRYLIGSGDNPTIVHEGCHYNVLHVAAKENQSGMVQLLLDTLESPDFMRLMYPDDQEAMLHQRIRYLVDLYLNTPDKAFGCPDVVNVLCSHPATDKHRQNKYNQKPSTVICERKNKTSDIKKKIKEYLEERCYVPLLRDTDNSFQPVIGLPWSPSPLEVDFHSLGSGVAGSPIDPVMTVRAYVGPLSPSKADEFHRLWRTPPRDRAEYFHRILKSDPDRGAERVGREIAHGMGHPWAEYWDFLQSFTDLSTEEGWKRLEEYLDRKDRSELPREEYGRTEETGGGFKTSTPSKEEQKNHQSHALSNHILNDKNSAPVENSSQSPVCNLLPEFEKASLKVASGTVEDSEKACLAPSVPWREGLDLGDGSFWRTWERSRGKRQVEELSNPSSEEYLTADEGSDSEGPDGPRDGGERRRDSGSSSASYKSTEGDTAKDTILMTDTPTRRRQELFMDGEFPTKLDSEVLSAMNNMEIDLERYPCITKWKTTILAYPSSQRLSWPSPKRRGLTGTPNCSPSRLSFHSPGPNTQSCYSQTILCRTLFHSPT; this is encoded by the exons ATGGAGGAAGTCATGAGCAGGCTGCAGACCCTGAACCCAGATCAGCTACGACAGGAGATTATCGGGGCAGGGCTGAAGTGTGGCCCCCTTACCACCACTACAAGAGCCATCTTTGAGAGGAAGCTGGCCAGAACCCTCCTGGAGAagcagggaggggatggaggggtgaCTGGTGAAGGTAGCACCTCCAATGCAGAGCCTAATAGACCCTTAACAGATACAGTAGAAGCAGACCATGCCCTGGAACTCAAATCACCAGCAGAGGAGTGCAAAGAGACAGAGGAATTGGATGAACCAGAATTTCCCCTTGTTTACTATGGTGTATGTCCTCATTGGGAGGAGTCAGTGGTCACTGATG ACAAAGTACACGTATATGTGGACAGGAAGAAAGCTCTGAGAGCTATGATGACAATGAAAGAGTCCAGGTTTAAGTCCTTCTCAACACGAGAGGAAGCTGAGAAATTCTCAAAAGGCATCAATGAACATTGCCCAGCTGTAGCCAGCACAACTGCACCAGACGGGCCCCAGGGAGCGCTGCAACCTGTAGTCCACACAG GAAGCCCGACTGCATCAGGGACTTTACCTGTGAACCTGGAGAGGGCTAATGAATTCCGCAGCCCCCGCACCCAGGACCTGACAGCCAAGCTGAGAAAGGCAGTGGAGAAGGGGGACAAGGAAGCCTTCAGCAAGCTGGTCTGGGCCAACCCACGCTACCTTATCGGATCTGGAGACAACCCCACCATCGTGCAT GAAGGATGCCATTATAACGTCCTGCATGTGGCGGCCAAAGAGAACCAGTCAGGGATGGTCCAGCTCCTCCTGGACACTCTGGAGAGCCCAGACTTCATGAGACTCATGTATCCCGATGACCAGGAGGCCATGTTACACCAACGCATCCGCTACCTCGTTGACCTGTACCTCAACACACCTGACAAAGCA TTTGGCTGTCCAGACGTGGTCAACGTGCTGTGTTCTCATCCGGCCACTGATAAACACCGGCAGAACAAGTACAACCAGAAGCCCTCTACT GTGATATGTGAGAGGAAAAACAAAACCTCTGACATAAAGAAGAAGATCAAGGAATATTTGGAGG AACGGTGTTATGTCCCCTTGCTGAGGGATACAGACAACAGCTTCCAGCCTGTGATTGGTTTGCCATGGTCTCCAAGCCCACTGGAGGTGGATTTTCATTCGCTGGGATCAGGAGTGGCTGGGAGTCCCATAGACCCAGTCATGACTGTGAGAGCGTATGTGGGTCCCCTCAGTCCTTCAAAG GCAGATGAGTTCCATAGACTATGGAGAACTCCACCCAGGGATCGAGCAGAGTATTTCCACCGTATTCTCAAATCTGACCCTGACAGGGGTGCAGAGCGTGTGGGGAG GGAGATTGCACATGGCATGGGGCATCCTTGGGCAGAGTACTGGGACTTCCTTCAGAGCTTCACTGACCTGTCtacagaggagggatggaagaggctGGAAGAGTATCTGGATAGGAAGGACCGAAGTGAGCTTCCCCGAGAAGAAtatgggaggacagaggagaccgGTGGTGGATTTAAAACATCAACACCCTCCAAAG AGGAGCAGAAAAACCACCAGAGCCATGCCCTGTCGAACCACATCCTAAATGACAAGAACTCCGCACCAGTGGAGAACAGTTCCCAGTCACCTGTGTGTAACCTCCTGCCAGAGTTTGAGAAAGCCAGTCTAAAGGTAGCATCTGGCACTGTGGAGGACTCAGAGAAGGCATGTCTGGCTCCCTCTGTACCTTGGAGAGAAGGCCTGGACCTGGGGGACGGTAGCTTCTGGAGGACCTGGGAGAGGAGTCGGGGGAAGAGGCAGGTGGAGGAGCTCTCTAACCCTAGCTCTGAGGAGTATCTGACTGCAGACGAGGGCTCAGACTCAGAGGGCCCAGATGGTCCCAGAGATGGTGGAGAACGAAGGAGAGACTCAGGATCCTCTAGCGCATCTTACAAATCAACGGAAGGAGACACCGCTAAGGACACAATTCTGATGACTGACACCCCTACAAGACGAAGACAGGAACTGTTTATGGATGG GGAATTTCCCACCAAGTTGGACAGTGAGGTCCTGTCTGCAATGAATAACATGGAGATTGACCTTGAGAGATACCCTTGCATTACTAAGTGGAAGACCACCATTCTGGCCTATCCCTCTTCACAGAGGCTAAG CTGGCCAAGCCCAAAAAGGAGAGGCTTGACTGGGACACCAAACTGTTCTCCCAGCAGGCTCAGCTTTCACAGCCCAGGCCCCAACACCCAGAGCTGTTACTCCCAGACCATCCTCTGCAGGACTCTATTCCACTCCCCAACCTGA